From a region of the Danaus plexippus chromosome 8, MEX_DaPlex, whole genome shotgun sequence genome:
- the LOC116775320 gene encoding uncharacterized protein LOC116775320, whose translation MSTRKISLSDRNLLALIFEVKKRPCLWNHEDEGYNERSRLTTAWAEIAAKIKLPEDLLRVKWKNLRDLFKREVKKCNAHAVDEYTGKWRYFKTLWFLNRPGESIAASDEEGLEVRVKEEVQRIGAADTTDEAFLEDEHRHDKRLYAEVELAQDPLEQKRPRLLDDYDTMFLMSLTPYFTQLEPVRKLLLRNKIQELILSEITAQSEYNVLPH comes from the exons ATGAGCACGCGGAAAATAAGCCTCAGCGACCGGAACCTGCTGGCGCTGATATTCGAGGTCAAGAAGAGACCATGTTTGTGGAACCACGAGGACGAAGGGTACAACGAGAGGTCGCGGCTCACGACCGCCTGGGCGGAGATCGCCGCCAAAATAAAACTGCCAG AGGACTTACTGAGAGTCAAGTGGAAGAACCTCCGGGACCTGTTCAAGCGGGAAGTAAAGAAATGTAACGCGCACGCTGTGGACGAGTACACCGGCAAGTGGAGGTACTTCAAGACGCTGTGGTTCCTGAACAGACCGGGGGAGAGCATCGCGGCCAGCGACGAGGAGGGGCTGGAGGTCCGGGTCAAGGAGGAGGTGCAGAGGATCGGCGCGGCGGACACCACGGACGAGGCGTTCCTCGAGGATGAGCACCGACACGACAAGAGGCTGTACGCGGAAGTGGAGCTGGCCCAGGATCCGCTGGAACAGAAGAGGCCGCGACTCCTCGACGACTACGACACGATGTTCCTTATGTCGCTGACACCTTACTTCACACAGCTGGAACCGGTGAGGAAGCTGCTGCTCAGGAACAAGATACAGGAGCTGATCTTGTCAGAGATAACAGCACAGTCCGAGTATAACGTTCTGCCGCACTAG